One stretch of Akkermansia massiliensis DNA includes these proteins:
- a CDS encoding amylo-alpha-1,6-glucosidase, with protein MKYYLRTACGIILGTMACVQGLGATAHHDSCIQEGWKEEIPQPVYPDKDLVDLYHKTWEITAGRVRKGPEGLPGSPYMDENCYEDQIWIWDTCFMVLFAKYAPNSFPGEGSMDNLYKPIWDKEKTPLRIHLVDNPPLFAWVEKEYYDFTGNKNRIHEILNRKQYLQKHFDWFANAKAGERFECSPQNIHLNAIGEDGFTWTGGASGMDNTPRGRDAGGYNKILWIDAISQQALSARCMAQLEQSLGNAGAAGKWEAVYRKLKDKINELYWDEQDGFYYDVAIESRQPCRIRTMASYWPLLAGVASPAQAEKMVKYLRDPQEFGGNYPTPTLSRRDRDYHDQTGDYWRGGIWLPTTYMTVKALEEYGYHEEADMIAEKIIRQQLAAYHGIKPHTIWECYSPSANEPSTEHGRRARPEFCGWSALGPISLFIENVLGFHKVSALRNEIQWRLKREKGRHGLKNLHFGTTTTDIVFDGKNTVDVTSNNPYSLVINGKKYAIKPGTASITLK; from the coding sequence ATGAAATACTACCTGCGGACAGCATGCGGCATCATCCTGGGAACAATGGCCTGTGTGCAAGGCCTGGGAGCGACGGCCCATCATGACAGCTGCATTCAGGAAGGCTGGAAAGAAGAAATTCCCCAGCCGGTTTACCCTGACAAAGACCTCGTGGATCTTTACCATAAAACATGGGAAATCACGGCCGGACGGGTAAGAAAAGGCCCTGAGGGCCTCCCCGGGTCGCCCTACATGGATGAAAACTGTTACGAAGACCAAATCTGGATTTGGGATACCTGTTTCATGGTGCTCTTTGCCAAGTATGCGCCGAACTCATTCCCCGGAGAGGGAAGCATGGACAATCTGTACAAACCCATTTGGGATAAGGAAAAAACTCCGCTTCGCATTCACCTCGTGGACAATCCTCCGTTGTTCGCATGGGTTGAAAAGGAATACTACGACTTTACCGGAAACAAAAACCGCATCCATGAAATCCTGAATCGGAAACAGTACCTTCAAAAACATTTTGACTGGTTTGCCAATGCCAAAGCGGGAGAACGTTTCGAATGCTCTCCCCAAAACATCCACCTGAACGCCATTGGTGAAGATGGTTTTACATGGACGGGGGGCGCCAGCGGAATGGACAACACGCCCAGAGGCCGGGACGCAGGCGGCTACAATAAGATTCTATGGATTGACGCCATTTCCCAGCAAGCCCTGAGCGCACGCTGCATGGCCCAATTGGAACAATCACTGGGCAATGCAGGCGCAGCCGGGAAATGGGAGGCCGTCTACCGCAAGCTGAAAGACAAAATAAACGAACTGTACTGGGATGAGCAGGACGGGTTCTACTATGATGTGGCGATAGAAAGCAGGCAGCCCTGCCGCATCAGGACAATGGCCTCCTACTGGCCGCTTTTAGCCGGAGTTGCTTCGCCGGCCCAGGCGGAAAAAATGGTAAAATACCTTCGGGACCCGCAGGAATTCGGTGGAAACTACCCGACGCCCACCCTTTCCCGCAGGGATAGGGATTACCATGACCAAACCGGGGATTACTGGCGCGGCGGCATCTGGCTGCCCACCACGTACATGACTGTCAAGGCGCTTGAAGAATACGGCTACCATGAGGAAGCCGACATGATCGCTGAAAAAATCATCCGCCAGCAGCTTGCCGCTTACCACGGCATCAAACCGCACACGATATGGGAATGTTACAGCCCCAGTGCCAACGAGCCGTCTACCGAACATGGCCGCAGGGCCCGTCCGGAATTTTGCGGCTGGTCGGCGCTGGGCCCCATTTCCCTCTTTATTGAAAACGTTCTGGGATTCCATAAGGTTTCTGCACTCCGGAATGAAATCCAGTGGAGATTGAAAAGGGAGAAAGGCAGGCACGGATTAAAAAATCTTCATTTCGGGACGACTACCACCGACATCGTTTTTGACGGCAAAAACACCGTTGACGTCACAAGCAACAACCCTTATTCCCTGGTGATTAACGGTAAAAAATACGCCATCAAGCCCGGAACCGCCTCCATCACCCTGAAATAA